The segment TCACCTCCAACACTgttaatttaaaggtccagtgtgagtAATCACAGGAGTTTAGTGGCGTCTAGTGGTGacgattgcagactgcaaccagctaaaacttctcagtgctctcagaaacaaacagactgtGTCATAATAACACTGAATGATGCAGTTCCACgatacaaatcaatgtttctccgACGCTCTTGTTGGgcaggggctgctaactacggtggctgatgcaaaaatgtgaatgttcCTATATAGAGCtggtgtttagtttgtccattgtgggctactgtagaaacatgcagatataaacagctcatctAAGGTACAAAAACACGACTGCTATTGTCAGGTGATTgtacacaaaagaaaacttgttatattattgTATATATGTCAATATGTTCCTGTAAATCCTacctggacctttaaaaaaccAAATAGTCATGAGCAGCGTCCTGCAGAgtcgccaccttgtggtaaaacatcaGTAAATGCTCATTTAGTTCTATTTGTAATGTTGATAGGCTGAATTAAACTTATTAGGCTATGTTACAAAAaatataaggctcaaatatgttttgcagctcctgacagattatttatttatttatttatttatttatttataaacttCACGTGTGTTTGCCTTTCTAGGTGGGTGTTCTGAAAAGTCCGACAACATCTCAACTGGCAACATCTTCATAATGTCAGCCGGTGACAGCGACGTCCAAGACCAACTGGCCCGAGAGAGAGACCAACTGGCCCGTGAGAGAGACCAACTGGTTGAAGAGAGAGACCAACTGGCCCGAGAGAAAGACCAACTGGTTGAAGAGAGAGACCAACTGGTTCGAGAAAAAGAACAGCTGGTACGAGAGAAAGACCAACTGGTTCGAGAGAAAGACCAACTGGTCCGAGAGAAGAAACAACTGGTTGAAGAGAGAGACCAACTGGTTCGAgagaaaaaacaactggttcaagagaaaaaacaactggttcAAGAGAGAGACCAACTGGTTCGAAAGAAAAAACAGCTGGTTCGAgagaaaaaacaactggttcGAGAGAGAGACCAACTGGTTCGAAAGAAAAAACAGCTGGTTCGAgagaaaaaacaactggttcGAGAGAGAGACCAACTGGTTCGAgagaaaaaacaactggttgAAGAGAGAGACCAACTGGTTGAAGAGAGAGACCAACTGGTTCGAGAGAAAGACCAACTGGTTGAAGAGAGAGACCAACTGGTTGAAGAGAGAGACCAACTGGTTCGAGAGAGAGACCAACTGGTTGAAGAGAGAGACCAACTGGTTCGAGAGAAAGACCAACTGGTTGAAGAGAGAAACCAACTGGTTCGAgagaaaaaacaactggttgAAGAGAGAGACCAACTGGTTCGAGAGAAAGACCAACTGGTTGAAGAGAGAGACCAACTGGTTCGAgagaaaaaacaactggttgAAGAGAGAGACCAACTGGTTGAAGAGAGAGACCAACTGGTTCGAGAGAAAGACCAACTGGTTGAAGAGAGAGACCAACTGGTTCGAgagaaaaaacaactggttgAAGAGAGAGACCAACTGGTTCGAGAGAAAGACCAACTGGTTGAAGAGAGAGACCAACTGGTTCGAGAGAAAGACCAACTGGTTCGAGAGAAAGACCAACTGGTTGAAGAGAGAGACCAACTGGTTCGAGAGAAAGACCAACTGGTTGAAGAGAGAGACCAACTGGTTCGAGAGAAAGACCAACTGGTTGAAGAGAGAGACCAACTGGTTCGAGAGAAAGACCAACTGGTTCGAGAGAAAGACCAACTGGTTGAAGAGAGAGACCAACTGGTTCGAGAGAAAGACCAACTGGTTGAAGAGAGAAACCAACTGGTTCGAgggaaaaaacaactggttgAAGAGAGAGACCAACTGGTTCGAgagaaaaaacaactggttgAAGAGAGAAACCAACTGGTTCGAgagaaaaaacaactggttgAAGAGAGAGACCAACTGGTTCGAGAGAAAGACCAACTGGTTGAAGAGAGAGACCAACTGGTTGAAGAGAGAGACCAACTGGTTGAAGAGAGAGACCAACTGGTTCGAGAGAAAGACCAACTGGTTGAAGAGAGAGACCAACTGGTTCGAGAGAAAAAACAGCTGGTTGAAGAGAGAGACCAACTGGTTCGAGAGAAAAAACAGCTGGTTGAAGAGAGAGACCAACTGGTTCGAGAGAAAGACCAACTGGTTGAAGAGAGAGACCAACTGGTTGAAGAGAGAGACCAATTGGTTGAAGAGAGAGACCAACTGGTTCGAgagaaaaaacaactggttgAAGAGAGAGACCAACTGGTTCGAGAGAAAGACCAACTGGTTGAAGAGAGAGACCAACTGCGTCAGGTTAAAGACCAGCTGACAAAGGAGAATGAAGAGCTACAGGCCGATAATAGCCGCCTGACTGTAGAACAAAGGGTGTTAAATGAGAAGGTCACTGAACTACAAAAGAAGATAGAGGATCTTGTGTGGGGTGAGTTGACTTTAATTAATTCCAATATTTTAAAGGATGTCGATCAGTCAGTTCAGACTGAAGTATCTTAATATGAGACATTTTgtcagacattcatggtccacAGGAGTTGAATGCTTCTGACTTTAATGGTCCCCTGACTTTCCTGTAGCGCCACCAGCAAGTCAATCTACCAGAACTCAACTGAATTATAAATCAAATAACCTTTTAAAACTTTGACTGAATAGTATGagttacatttgtgtttttgcactgATACGATACCAGGAGAGCTCGCTAATTTTagtaaaacaaaacttaaacaGATTCATTATAGCATACATTACCCACACATACCTGGGTGAAAGATACATAGAGAATACATAATCTGTTTGAAGGTCAATAATCTTCATCAGCTGCTTCAAGCAGTTCGGAGAATAAATACCAGACGAGTGCTCGCGGAACAGTCGCATCAAATGATGTGTGATGTCAAGTAAGGCAAATGAACTCCACAAATGGAAAACTTGCACAGTTCTCATTTTCCATGACCTGTACTGGCCAATCCTTCTGCTTTTATACGTTACATGAATATGTGACGCAGTGTGGTGGTGGTTGTTATGGGAAGTGAGTAGGAATGCATGATTATATCGGTACCTCATTGGTATCAGACATTgtcggctttaaaatgaactattagaaCTGGTCAATGCACcttttctgaagacatttcaaTTTAGAACGGCCTCGATAGCAGCGACTGTCTTGTGCTCGCCGTTGTTGTTATTACTCCCCCTTGGTTCCGGTGCACCACTTGACAATACTCGACAATGGTGTTAATCCTGCCTgtggcactgattggctaattgaTTCCCACCACGATgctcattggttgttttttattttaattgaaaaaCCAGTGTTTAATGTCACGATGCAGACGGATCAGTCAGCTCGGACTCAGTGGAGTGGGTGGATTCAAAGCTGTGGACCGAGGCAGGTCTGTTCCTGTTAAGTTTGGTTTATCTGCATTAAGAAGGACTTTCAATCAGAGTAGGGATTTTTCTTTACaacattaaaagcattttttCAAGTGTTCAGTGGCCTGCACAAGAGTTAAAGTGCATAAGTATGTAACAGTGTCATcggcataaaaatgaaaaccagCATCTGACCCAGATTATTTCtataaacagtaaataaagtgtCCTGTGCTTGTCCCTGAGCAGAGCGAAATACCCCAAGATGTCCCCAGTGATGGAAAACATACATGTCCACATGTTATCAGCATTCCTCTGTGAGAAACACCTGGGAGTACGCCAATCAAAACTGTGCAAGCCAAGGATCTCATCTGGTGATCTTCAATGATGAAGCAGAGGAGGTATTTGTCTAAACCTGATATGGTGTATTACTCTGCAACCAGTTGGCTCATGGTTgaccaacacgttctcactgcgacctcgtcacatgtccacgtttagtcatggactttccatgttgacAAATTACATCCCTTTGAGCAttagttgttgatgttctgggacgccgtgtcaacttcagcctgttacatgcattgtctgtctgttttcaaaatacacttctgttttcacaggaaatgtacagtttgcatacagtctctttcagaataaaagcactacgttggtacaacatcGCCAAttgacattttctttccttAAACAACgaacgtggttacatttaggaagaaagaacagggtttggctttacaatgtTACATTAAGCTAACACTGACCTCCCGcatgaaagtcagtggttgttggacccatccatcacccctcccacCGGCCCTACCCCGACttctgccaccttaactttcattgttgtcctgctgtgtttcccctgACATTGCCaggtgccattaaacaataaacaaacgaCGTGAAAGGGCAGCTTTTTCGTCTgcgtctgacgctggaagtcattgaccaagcgccggattttgatgacttaaGCATGAGTCCGTGTTGGGTTGACCTGAGTAAGCATAATGAATTAAGTGTTTTAACTTAACTTCCTTCTCAACAGAGGACTGTGCGTAGTTTTGGACCAGCTGCCAAAGTGTGGATGGGTATGAGTGGTTACAAAGATCCAAGCACCAACTCATGGACGTGGACATGGGTGGATGGAGGCGCACTGTCTTTTGTGTAAGGCTTTTTGAATGTTTATGAACATAATGATGATCCTGATTAACAGCTGTGTGAAGTTTCATCACACTGATGTTATCATATTATATTGTCAAGTGTGTCCAAATTACACAGTGAAATTTTGCAACTTAACTTACATTAAAACAGCAGTTACACACATTGCCCATCGCCCCCGTGGCCTTGGTGCCCCGCCCCCTGCGTCTCTGTCTTCTCCTGTCAAGTGAAAGTAACACAATGTTACATGAACTTTATTGTTCTACAGtcaggtgtgtttgtgaataCACACTCTGAGTgccagagcgcactctggaccaTTCATAACTTTAGAGCACTTTTCTCCAAAGGGAACAATTCCATACATAAAATTGATATaatgacaaaatatgtaaactacATACAGTGAATTTGTCTGTCACACACCCACAGATGTTACGTAAATATGagcctgtttatacctggtgttaaagggaaatttcggtttatttcaacctgtctcctatcgtcctaaatttgtttcaagtgactagtgacataaaaataatagttagcatgttagccgttagcctagatacagggcgcatagtagcgtcagacctgttaaaacgtaagtgaacgggcaaccttcaagtgcaaagttagtccactaaacaagctttttttccacaaagaccgcctcatatcgttaggataaatgtcagagaacatatagaaaaccacatgtaaacgtgttgtcttaccttaccggtgtgctgccatgtttgtttaccatctagctctgctttccaaagcgcggccgaaatatatctggcgagctctagataaagcccagctggatactactccaggtggagatGTCTCGTCCTCGgcagtgttggggaagttacttttaaaaagtagtgtttgctcgttactcgttacttcttaaaaaaaaagtaatcccttactttacttagttaccctctgtgaaaagtaactttttacgttacttgttacttttacgttacttttatggtgcttgactttgggtcaaaccccatctcatttcctaaatgtgaaaaaatccgaGTTTCCCGctggtatttaccactttggtgataaaataaagattaaagagtgagagttaatttgtgttaactaggctacatgaatttgttagatgacagattactactactaatagcctatttgccagacctgctgcatcactgaatgaggaaaatattaatattcacagacactatctttgaacaaatagtgtcatattcatgaataaataattttctgttctgttattacgtgtgtaactgtgagactgtgtttgtgtaacagactcatactttgcagtaagctacagacctgcacgaataaattcattcattttctcttctggtatggtatggtaggtactttattaCCCCCTCGTGGGGAAATTTCAACGTCACAGCCGCAATTGACAATACCcaaaataggagctgctgcaaccGGCTGCCTTTCACACAGCGCCAGGATGgtaggcaggttatgattgttctgttttctgttaacacaatgctgcattttattgatgttttgggggtcgctttgatttcctttgaggttccggggtcgtatgttgcccatgtctgaggtctgactagcgaggttaatgttacattaaacaacacttacccagccataccagtgcagttcgctgtcagtatatagttagtcgacttgttcagaatcgcccaggtcttgtacattagttaacgttactgttttgtgtccttgtcgctGGCTCGGCAGTAGTTCGGTCcgtagagcacaaaaaccatcagataaatcccggtattcaatatcttggacatgaccgcaaagtacaaaattatacacatcaagAGTTTTTCATGCGTATAAACGCCgggtttctccacaagatataaaaaaatgtccagTCACTGTAGCTTAGGCCATTTCGTTTGGGTCGGTGACCCACTGACCCGACATTAAGTACGGGTCAGGAAACCTCACTCCGTTGCTAATTGTTATCTTATTACAATAAGCTAACGTGTCTTCGGTTGACAAACCGTTAAAATAATCTGAGGAGGCGTGtgtatcttccatattcctcatATGATTCTTGATTTTGGCGCTCCTGTCTGCACTGTTGACATGAcaactgtcacagttcctgcctagtgcgcagctgaggcagacaggcagtgtcaccgtcaaatctgtccccgggaaaagtaacgttgtgcccaactgacaaagtaactacgttccgttaccatattttcagtagtaacgcgtttacccaataaaagtagttacgttactgtaacgcgttactttgtaacgcgttacacacaacactggtcctcggtcacatccagaccttgaaaataaggctgcaaccggtcccattccttgcaacagaggcattcctcttctgtgggcactggggcacagcattcacaggtacaccaccaatctccagagctacgcagccttgcagcagccattcctcctctctcgtcctctacctgttgtgcctctctctctctcctcctccgttcttcaatttcacaaagctctttgtcagtgtattctggctcaaataaataagggcggccatcagactctgcaaaatcaaattcctcctccacaaagtcaaagtctggcaaaaagtcagccattattctataaatctttcataaaataaatgaatgaacttttcaggctactgtctggttctgccttccagctgttgctgcttgttctcgcgagatttcggccgtgctttggaaagcagagctagatggtaaacaaacatggcagcacgccggtaaggtaagacaacacatttacatgtcgttttctatatgttctctgacatttatcctaacgatatgaggcggtctttgtggaaaaaaagcttgtttagtggactaactttgcacttgaaggttgcccgttcacttacgttttaacaggtctgacgctactatgcgccccggctgtatctaggctaacggctaacatgctaactattatttttatgtcattagtcacttgaaacaaatttaggacgataggagacaggttgaaataaaccaaaattttccTTTTAACATGGGTTTTGGGTGATGTAAAACGACCACCAAGACACACTGAGCCTCATCCACAAACAGTGCGTCCGCATAAATCTGTGCTTAAAACATGTGTACAAACATTTTCGTAGAAATCtgggattcatcaatattttcttacctgAAATTGTTTGTATTCTGTGAAGATGGTCACGGACACATTTGACCACAAATCTTTCGTAGTGTGCACGTTAATGTGTCCTGATTCAGCCCTGATAAGGACTGCATCATCAGTGCAGGAGGTAGTGGTTATTTAGTGACTATAACACCCAGCTGGTGATGCTGCGGGCACTTTTAGCACAGCATAAAGATGTGGCGCTCCATTTGCAAAGCATCAAAAAGCATTTtaggaaattaaaaatacattttaaaaaaatacactggcTTCAGAAAAAACTCTTTAATGAGGCGCTGCACGCTTTAATTTTTTCttgccttctccatcctctctgtaCAATATGACACACCTACTGATGTCGTACATTTCTGGTCAAAGTGCTGTGAATGGTTCAAAATGATGTGCGGTAAGCAGAACAGAACCCGTTGGGGTGTGAATGATTGCAGGGAGCGAAAgcaggatacaccctggacaggtcaccagttCATCACAGAGCTAACACAGACAcatattcacacaaacacagtccgCCCTCAGCTGTCCTGCACTGGTCCACCCTCACCAAATCACCAaaactctgtttgttttgtagaaaCTGGAATTATCAGGACAACGTTGATTGGAGGTGTCAGGCTCGGGCTTGTGCATATGTTGACCAAGGCTCGGTGTCCTTGAGGACCTGGTCCCTGGGGATATGTGAAGAACAGCACTACTGGGTGTGTGAGAAGAAGCTGCACACCTGAGCTGCTGGCCTGAATAAGACTCGCACAACAAacccatctgtctctgtctcttgtctctgtctctgtgtctctgtctcttgtctctgtctctgtgtctctataactcacacagacaccttttattcattttaatgctcCTCATCTGAACATAATGTCATGATCACTGTGTGCTTTTTATTatgttaaaaacatttaaatctttTATTCTGTGATTATCCTTATGGTGATGTGAACACCTTGAACTCTTCAGTGGAAATGGTCCTCCAGTGCCAACTTTGGTATTgttgcttattgtgatgtcatttcctggagTACCTTTGAACACTTCAtgtccctaaaatctgtacaacctgagCCAGAAGGCTGTGTAAgtcaataaaacataataattgataaaagtattaaaaattaAAGGGTGTGTCTGCATCACTTTGTCTCACGAGCTCCACAATGACTGAGACATGTAGAACAGGATCAAGTGCACATGAGGTGCTCTGAATCCATGCGCTCTGTAGTTTAACACCCGGGCCATAAGAGACCTTATCATAACTTTATCAAGCAGCAGTCAAGTCAGTGCGTCAGTGAGCGTGCTATCAGTGGTCATGACCGTCAGAGTCTCTGTAACCATGGCAATGGTGACTCTGAGTTGCACACCTGTCATATTCTCCACcgcaaattctgatttaatattTCTCCGCTTTGTCTCGTGAAAGTCTTGGTTACTATTTCTCATGTCATGTGAAAACACAGTTTATGAGGTAGAGGAGGGTGAGCAGAAAAACAGGACAAACTGCGTCCCGTATTGATTCAGTAAGAGATTTCATTACGGGACGGTCCCGTACAGGATACCAGTAGGGCTTTCTGGTTAGCTGAGCGCGTCCCTCGTTGCCAGAGGAGCCATCAGGCTGTATCCTGCTCACCTGGAGAGTCACCAGACACAAgttattcagcctgtgtagttgaggcaACAAAGAGGAGATTTATGGATGTAGTGAAAGAGGACAGTTGTCAGTtggtgtgagagaagaggatgcAGAGTATGGGgttagatggaggcagatgattcGCTGTGGCGACCCCTAAAGGGAACAgccaaaggaggagaagaagaagaagttgagGCAacaggtctgctctgcagcagcaaactgatctgatgctgatttacatgagagttcatgtcaaatggaggcTGAACCATGAACATGAATTACAGATctcctgtaaagcattttaataaaataatctatcataattaaaacagctgcagactgagaacaaactgatatatgagtCTGACAATATTTTAATGATGCATGTGGGGGTCTGGGAGAGGAGGTGTGTCCATCTGTTGAATGGGCATGTGCCtaaattcagttttaaatgCCAATCGTAGTCTCAGCCATTCATTTAGTTATTTCTGACCACGAACACCAGGTGTACAAACGTTGTATCACACGcccaaataaaacataaaacaggagggtaaaatgaaaacaagttaaacacagaaataaagtga is part of the Epinephelus fuscoguttatus linkage group LG8, E.fuscoguttatus.final_Chr_v1 genome and harbors:
- the LOC125893439 gene encoding bifunctional endo-1,4-beta-xylanase XylA-like; its protein translation is MSSVLQSRHLVPVTATSKTNWPERETNWPVRETNWLKRETNWPERKTNWLKRETNWFEKKNSWYERKTNWFERKTNWSERRNNWLKRETNWFERKNNWFKRKNNWFKRETNWFERKNSWFERKNNWFERETNWFERKNSWFERKNNWFERETNWFERKNNWLKRETNWLKRETNWFERKTNWLKRETNWLKRETNWFERETNWLKRETNWFERKTNWLKRETNWFERKNNWLKRETNWFERKTNWLKRETNWFERKNNWLKRETNWLKRETNWFERKTNWLKRETNWFERKNNWLKRETNWFERKTNWLKRETNWFERKTNWFERKTNWLKRETNWFERKTNWLKRETNWFERKTNWLKRETNWFERKTNWFERKTNWLKRETNWFERKTNWLKRETNWFEGKNNWLKRETNWFERKNNWLKRETNWFERKNNWLKRETNWFERKTNWLKRETNWLKRETNWLKRETNWFERKTNWLKRETNWFERKNSWLKRETNWFERKNSWLKRETNWFERKTNWLKRETNWLKRETNWLKRETNWFERKNNWLKRETNWFERKTNWLKRETNCVRLKTS